A single region of the Fenollaria sporofastidiosus genome encodes:
- the coaBC gene encoding bifunctional phosphopantothenoylcysteine decarboxylase/phosphopantothenate--cysteine ligase CoaBC codes for MKKNIVVGVSGGIAAYKAADLVSKLSKVHNVRVIMTKDALQFVGCETFKILSKNEVYVDVFNDEAKPMHIDIAKWADIFVVAPATANTIAKLASGICDNMLTLAFLASKAKKLVVPAMNTNMLENEATQDNIETLKKRGIDILEADYGMLACGDIGKGKMPHADRIIDRIDYILSKKDLKKYKILVTAGHTVEAIDPVRYISNRSTGKMGYQIALKAYNRGADVTLIIGPNDLDIKDPFNIVNVVSSKDMYEAVNKEFASADALIMAAAPADFTPAEYSTEKIKKEASEVHDIKIKKTDDIIKSLKDKKDDKVIIGFAAESQNVIENAKKKLLSKGADMIVANDITLKGSGFKSDENKVSFVYDKKNATSFDLMKKSELADIILDNLAVLLKDRKKI; via the coding sequence ATGAAAAAGAACATTGTAGTTGGCGTTAGTGGAGGTATTGCAGCATACAAAGCAGCAGACCTTGTATCTAAGCTATCGAAGGTGCACAATGTAAGAGTTATTATGACTAAGGATGCCCTTCAATTTGTAGGATGCGAAACCTTTAAGATACTCTCAAAGAACGAAGTATATGTAGACGTCTTTAATGATGAAGCTAAGCCTATGCATATAGACATAGCTAAGTGGGCAGACATCTTTGTTGTAGCGCCTGCAACTGCGAACACCATAGCAAAGCTTGCAAGTGGCATCTGTGACAATATGCTTACGCTTGCTTTCTTAGCTAGCAAAGCAAAGAAGCTTGTAGTTCCTGCAATGAATACTAATATGCTTGAGAATGAAGCAACACAAGATAACATTGAGACACTTAAGAAAAGGGGCATTGACATATTAGAAGCGGACTATGGTATGCTTGCCTGCGGTGACATAGGCAAGGGCAAGATGCCTCATGCAGACAGGATTATAGACCGTATTGATTATATCTTATCGAAGAAGGATCTTAAGAAGTATAAGATACTTGTAACAGCAGGTCATACTGTTGAAGCGATAGACCCTGTTAGGTACATCTCAAACCGCTCTACTGGCAAGATGGGCTACCAAATAGCTCTTAAGGCATACAATAGAGGTGCAGATGTTACTCTAATCATTGGACCGAACGATCTTGATATAAAAGATCCATTCAATATAGTTAACGTCGTTTCATCAAAGGATATGTATGAAGCAGTGAATAAAGAGTTTGCTTCAGCCGATGCTTTAATAATGGCTGCAGCACCAGCTGATTTCACTCCAGCAGAATATAGCACAGAGAAGATTAAAAAAGAAGCAAGCGAAGTTCATGATATAAAGATAAAAAAGACTGATGACATCATAAAGTCACTTAAGGATAAGAAAGATGATAAGGTCATCATAGGTTTTGCGGCGGAGTCTCAAAACGTTATTGAGAATGCGAAGAAAAAATTATTATCCAAAGGTGCTGACATGATAGTCGCTAACGACATCACGCTTAAGGGCTCAGGTTTTAAAAGTGACGAGAACAAAGTAAGCTTTGTATATGATAAGAAGAACGCTACATCATTCGACCTTATGAAGAAGAGCGAGCTTGCAGATATCATACTTGACAACCTTGCTGTACTTTTAAAAGATAGAAAGAAAATTTAA
- the rpoZ gene encoding DNA-directed RNA polymerase subunit omega, whose protein sequence is MIYIKNKEDLETMSRYALVMILSKRARQIVDGAEAKVDTESHNPVSIAMDEYLEDKIEYEI, encoded by the coding sequence ATGATTTATATTAAAAATAAAGAAGATTTAGAAACAATGTCAAGATATGCCTTAGTAATGATTCTTTCAAAGAGAGCTAGGCAAATAGTTGATGGAGCAGAAGCAAAGGTTGACACAGAGTCACACAACCCTGTATCCATCGCTATGGATGAATACCTTGAAGACAAGATAGAATACGAAATTTAA
- the gmk gene encoding guanylate kinase, producing MKRGFLIVLSGPSGCGKGTVADELFRRNDDIVFSVSATTRQARPGEVDGKNYFFLSEEEFLKRAKNDEFLEYASVHGHYYGTPKDFVTKRIEEGEIVLLEIDVQGALQIKQKMKEVVFIFLIPPSMEELKRRLVGRGTESEKDLEIRIANGFKEISFVEEYDFFVVNDYLEDAVRDIESIIKAEKHRAKRFKYIKDKVLGENK from the coding sequence ATGAAAAGAGGCTTTTTGATAGTGCTATCTGGACCGTCGGGTTGCGGCAAGGGCACTGTTGCTGATGAGCTTTTTAGAAGAAACGACGACATAGTCTTCTCAGTCTCAGCAACAACAAGACAGGCTCGTCCAGGCGAAGTGGACGGCAAAAACTATTTCTTCCTAAGTGAAGAAGAGTTTCTCAAAAGAGCAAAGAACGATGAGTTTTTGGAATACGCAAGCGTTCATGGACACTACTATGGCACTCCAAAAGACTTCGTCACTAAGAGGATAGAAGAAGGAGAGATAGTGCTTCTTGAGATAGACGTGCAAGGTGCTTTGCAAATCAAGCAAAAGATGAAGGAAGTTGTCTTTATCTTCTTGATACCACCATCGATGGAAGAGTTAAAAAGAAGACTGGTCGGACGAGGAACAGAGAGCGAAAAGGACTTAGAGATCAGAATTGCAAACGGCTTTAAAGAGATAAGCTTCGTTGAGGAATATGACTTCTTCGTCGTTAATGATTACTTAGAGGACGCAGTTAGAGATATAGAGTCCATCATCAAAGCGGAAAAACATAGAGCGAAGAGATTCAAATATATAAAAGATAAAGTATTGGGGGAAAACAAATGA
- a CDS encoding extracellular matrix/biofilm biosynthesis regulator RemA family protein codes for MEYINVGFGNLINKHRVIAVVGPESAPIKRLIMENRDTIRLIDATCGKKTRSVIIMDNESIVLSTLATSTISERLNGGN; via the coding sequence ATGGAATACATTAACGTTGGATTTGGGAACTTAATCAATAAACATAGAGTCATAGCTGTTGTAGGACCGGAGTCAGCACCTATAAAGAGACTTATCATGGAAAACAGAGATACTATTAGACTCATAGATGCAACATGCGGTAAGAAAACAAGGAGCGTTATCATTATGGATAACGAGTCCATAGTATTATCGACACTTGCTACTTCAACTATTAGTGAAAGATTGAACGGAGGTAATTAG
- a CDS encoding YicC/YloC family endoribonuclease, whose product MLKSMTSYGSSEYICEKYKIKFELKSVNNRYFDLNLRSPRSLIEYEDKIRFAIKKRISRAKIDCFLTVVFLEDDPNDVEVDLVFLRKYMKALRTIKEELGLDDEIKLEDIISQQEVLSIVKNNYESDEFLDILLETLEKALDNFDDMRIREGENLKRDILENLNSIEKNVDKIKELYISYSDQYKENFLKKYDALIDDKSIIDEKRLEFELALLLDKYAIDEEIVRMYSHISQFKAMLNSDEAIGKKMDFLIQEMNRESNTILSKTNNIEISKIGVEQKNLIEKIREQIQNIE is encoded by the coding sequence ATGTTAAAGAGTATGACCTCATATGGTTCAAGCGAATATATATGTGAGAAGTATAAGATAAAATTTGAACTTAAGTCTGTTAATAACAGATACTTTGATTTAAACTTAAGGAGTCCACGCTCGCTTATCGAGTACGAGGACAAAATAAGGTTTGCAATTAAAAAGAGAATATCGAGAGCAAAGATAGATTGCTTCCTAACAGTTGTATTCTTAGAGGACGACCCTAATGATGTTGAAGTGGATTTAGTTTTCTTAAGAAAGTATATGAAGGCTCTAAGGACTATCAAGGAAGAGCTTGGTCTTGATGACGAGATTAAACTTGAAGACATCATAAGTCAGCAAGAAGTCTTAAGCATTGTTAAGAATAACTACGAGAGCGATGAGTTTCTTGATATACTGCTTGAGACACTTGAGAAGGCGCTTGACAACTTTGATGATATGAGAATTAGAGAGGGAGAAAACCTTAAGCGTGATATACTAGAAAATCTTAATTCAATAGAGAAGAACGTTGACAAGATTAAGGAGCTATATATATCTTACTCGGATCAATATAAAGAAAACTTCTTAAAGAAGTACGATGCGCTTATTGATGACAAGAGCATAATTGACGAGAAGAGACTAGAGTTTGAACTTGCACTATTACTTGACAAGTATGCTATAGATGAAGAGATAGTTAGGATGTATAGCCACATATCTCAATTCAAAGCCATGCTTAACTCAGACGAAGCCATAGGTAAGAAGATGGACTTCTTAATACAAGAGATGAACAGAGAGTCCAACACTATACTTAGCAAGACTAATAACATCGAGATATCTAAGATAGGTGTTGAGCAAAAGAACCTAATCGAAAAGATTAGAGAACAAATACAAAACATAGAGTAG
- a CDS encoding Rqc2 family fibronectin-binding protein — protein MSFDGIVTRALTDEFNTKYIGARVDKIYQTEKDEIMINMRSKDGAFKVLISASSNNPRFYVSKVTKENPSEAPLFSMILRKNLSGSKLLRVEQFGFDRAVSFIFKGYNDFHEEALYYLVVEIMGKYSNIILLNEDHKIIDAIKRVSTLMSREREIEPSLIYERPPVFDRLSPMDVDEDLLKDMISKKLDEEVKDFLMKSFLGLSTEIVNKILFDAALDESYLLKNLDDKAIDKLAKAFTNTFDKLSANDYSFNIYKLSERKSVYNAICLDQYASVDKESFDSISELLDKYYYEKDQKDRITQRSQNMRHTISANLKRAKNKLQKQKEEMLESANREAYKVYADLISSNIHKITKGLKEITLENFYDNMNELVVPLDQKLSSVQNAQRYYKRYQKMKQREIVLEKQIENTEDEIKYLELVTDAIERTEDVKNLDEIYFELVKNGYIKKDKKIKNKPKKIAIHSIDYDDTSKVYYGKNNLQNEYITFKVADKNDVWMHVKGFPGSHVVIKCDGYPSDDLLVFAAKIAAKNSKAKDSNKVDVDFTTRKNVKKHPSGKTGLVNYVNFKTITVDL, from the coding sequence ATGTCATTTGATGGAATTGTAACTAGAGCCTTGACTGATGAGTTCAACACTAAGTACATCGGTGCAAGGGTCGATAAGATATATCAAACTGAAAAAGATGAAATAATGATTAATATGAGGAGCAAAGATGGTGCTTTCAAAGTGCTAATTAGCGCATCGAGTAATAACCCGCGCTTCTATGTAAGTAAGGTCACTAAAGAGAACCCAAGCGAAGCACCTTTATTCTCTATGATACTTAGAAAGAACCTATCTGGTTCAAAACTACTTCGTGTTGAGCAGTTCGGCTTCGATAGAGCTGTAAGCTTTATCTTCAAAGGCTACAATGATTTTCATGAAGAAGCTCTCTACTACCTCGTTGTTGAGATCATGGGTAAGTACTCGAACATCATACTATTAAACGAAGACCACAAGATCATCGATGCTATAAAGAGGGTCTCTACCCTTATGTCTAGAGAGCGTGAGATAGAACCTTCTCTTATATATGAAAGGCCGCCTGTCTTTGATAGACTATCGCCAATGGATGTGGATGAAGATTTGCTTAAAGATATGATAAGTAAGAAGCTTGACGAAGAGGTAAAAGACTTTTTAATGAAGTCCTTTCTTGGACTAAGTACCGAGATAGTAAATAAGATACTCTTCGATGCAGCTCTAGATGAGAGCTACCTACTTAAGAACTTAGATGATAAAGCCATAGATAAACTAGCAAAGGCTTTCACCAATACCTTTGACAAACTAAGTGCAAATGATTACAGCTTCAATATATATAAGCTTAGTGAAAGAAAGAGCGTCTACAACGCCATCTGTCTAGATCAATACGCCTCGGTTGATAAAGAAAGCTTTGATAGTATAAGCGAGCTTCTCGATAAGTATTACTATGAAAAGGATCAAAAGGACAGAATAACTCAGCGCTCACAAAATATGAGGCACACTATAAGCGCTAATCTTAAGAGAGCAAAAAATAAATTGCAAAAGCAAAAAGAAGAGATGCTTGAGAGTGCAAACAGAGAAGCATACAAGGTATACGCTGACCTCATCTCTTCAAACATACACAAGATTACTAAAGGCCTTAAAGAGATTACTCTTGAGAACTTCTACGACAATATGAATGAGCTAGTAGTGCCACTTGATCAAAAGTTATCCAGTGTGCAAAACGCACAAAGGTACTACAAGAGATATCAAAAAATGAAGCAAAGAGAAATAGTCTTAGAGAAGCAAATCGAAAACACTGAAGATGAGATTAAGTATCTTGAGCTTGTAACAGATGCGATAGAGAGGACTGAGGATGTAAAGAACCTTGATGAGATATACTTTGAGCTTGTTAAGAATGGCTACATCAAAAAAGATAAGAAGATTAAAAATAAGCCAAAAAAAATCGCCATACATTCGATTGATTATGACGATACTAGTAAAGTGTACTATGGCAAGAACAACTTGCAAAACGAATACATCACCTTCAAGGTCGCTGACAAAAATGATGTATGGATGCACGTCAAGGGCTTCCCTGGCTCGCACGTCGTAATCAAGTGTGACGGCTACCCTAGTGATGATCTATTAGTCTTCGCAGCAAAAATTGCCGCAAAAAATTCAAAAGCCAAAGACTCTAACAAGGTTGATGTTGACTTCACAACGAGGAAGAATGTTAAGAAACACCCTAGTGGTAAGACAGGCCTCGTTAACTATGTGAACTTCAAAACCATCACTGTAGATCTTTAG
- a CDS encoding RluA family pseudouridine synthase: protein MDSDASQRLDAFLASYDASKTRSLYKKLIEEGYVKLNGESVKASYKLNAGDEIELIEKESRRFEKTPMDIKVLYEDDDIAVIDKPRGLIVHPTNDDEISLVNFLLYRFASLSDIDETRPGIVHRLDKDTSGLIIIAKNNEVHEKMKELFKSREIYKEYITIAVGTFKGELTVVDKGIMRDPIKKIKMCVSDEGKEAHSEIHLLKQNDEYSYLRVLIKTGRTHQIRVHLSYLNHPVLGDKTYGYRGKIKMDGHILHCRKVSFVHPISNNLISVESDVPAYFKEALIKTNLYKAKDLQ from the coding sequence ATGGATTCTGATGCATCTCAAAGGCTAGATGCATTTTTGGCAAGCTATGATGCTTCTAAGACGAGGTCATTGTATAAGAAGCTTATTGAAGAAGGCTATGTAAAACTTAATGGCGAGTCTGTGAAAGCTTCTTATAAGTTAAATGCGGGTGACGAGATAGAACTTATAGAGAAAGAGTCGAGGCGCTTTGAAAAGACCCCTATGGATATAAAAGTTCTGTACGAGGATGATGACATAGCTGTAATTGATAAGCCGAGGGGACTTATAGTTCATCCGACTAATGATGACGAGATAAGTTTAGTAAATTTTTTGCTATATAGATTTGCTTCACTAAGCGATATTGACGAAACAAGGCCAGGCATAGTCCACAGGCTTGACAAGGACACGAGCGGCCTGATCATCATTGCAAAGAACAACGAAGTGCATGAAAAGATGAAGGAGCTCTTTAAGTCAAGAGAGATATACAAAGAGTACATCACCATAGCCGTGGGCACATTTAAGGGTGAGTTGACTGTAGTTGATAAGGGCATTATGCGTGACCCGATAAAGAAGATAAAGATGTGCGTATCTGATGAAGGCAAAGAGGCACACTCCGAAATCCATTTACTTAAACAAAATGATGAGTACTCATACTTAAGAGTCCTTATCAAGACAGGAAGAACGCATCAGATCAGAGTGCACCTTTCATACCTTAATCATCCCGTGCTTGGTGACAAGACTTATGGCTACCGTGGCAAAATAAAAATGGACGGACATATCTTACATTGCAGAAAAGTAAGTTTCGTCCATCCAATATCAAACAATTTAATAAGTGTTGAGAGTGATGTGCCAGCATATTTTAAAGAGGCACTCATCAAAACGAATTTATATAAAGCTAAAGATCTACAGTGA
- the lspA gene encoding signal peptidase II, with product MIYLLIVVLAVALDQITKYFAKLYLEGRTAYEIIPNFFSFDYVENRGAAFGIMQGKHIFFYVVTFIAIAIILYIFITEFNTLAMYEKVFLSFFLAGILGNFIDRVFRGYVIDFISFKFGSYQYPCFNLADSYMCVIIVLFIGYYFYLKIKDKNAKKSN from the coding sequence ATGATTTATTTATTAATAGTAGTACTAGCAGTTGCACTAGATCAAATAACAAAGTATTTTGCAAAGCTATACTTAGAAGGCAGAACTGCATACGAAATAATTCCAAACTTTTTTTCGTTTGATTATGTTGAGAACAGAGGTGCAGCCTTTGGCATTATGCAAGGTAAACACATCTTCTTCTACGTAGTAACCTTCATTGCCATAGCGATAATTTTATATATATTTATTACAGAGTTTAATACGCTTGCTATGTATGAGAAGGTATTCTTATCGTTTTTCCTAGCAGGTATACTTGGCAATTTCATTGACAGAGTTTTTAGAGGTTACGTTATCGACTTTATATCCTTTAAGTTTGGTTCATACCAGTACCCATGCTTCAACTTAGCTGATAGCTACATGTGCGTAATCATTGTCTTATTTATCGGATATTACTTTTATTTAAAGATTAAAGATAAAAATGCAAAGAAGAGTAATTAA
- a CDS encoding YlmH family RNA-binding protein: MNKSKNLDHISSENKDIARRVIDICDIVSKNKSIECTDFYNPFEVKELVSLINTYDTISFSLIGNEDSESKAILIYPDYMDEPEASEYISLVKIDKKDYEIAHKDVLGSILSLGIRREKLGDIIIKDDAIYFYIKNEILDYVLLNLEKIKNYGVALEVIDLKSKISRELEYEEKLITCASLRLDLVLANVYNLSRSDAKSAIEAGLVKLNYKVTYKISEAVNVGDLVSLRRRGRFIIGDYLGLSKKDKAKLIIKIIK, translated from the coding sequence ATGAATAAGTCAAAAAATTTAGATCATATTAGTAGTGAGAACAAAGACATTGCAAGAAGGGTTATAGATATTTGTGATATTGTTTCGAAAAATAAGTCTATCGAGTGCACGGACTTCTACAACCCTTTTGAAGTGAAAGAACTTGTCTCACTAATAAATACGTATGATACTATAAGTTTTAGCCTTATTGGGAATGAAGATTCTGAAAGTAAGGCTATTTTAATTTATCCTGATTACATGGACGAGCCAGAGGCTTCTGAGTATATAAGCCTTGTCAAGATAGATAAGAAGGACTACGAGATAGCGCACAAAGACGTGCTTGGATCTATATTATCCTTAGGTATAAGAAGAGAAAAGCTTGGAGACATCATTATAAAGGATGATGCTATATACTTCTACATTAAGAACGAGATTTTAGACTATGTACTACTCAACCTTGAGAAGATTAAGAACTATGGTGTAGCGCTTGAAGTGATTGACTTAAAATCAAAAATCAGTAGAGAACTTGAGTATGAAGAGAAGCTAATCACTTGTGCTTCATTAAGACTAGACTTAGTTCTTGCAAATGTTTATAATCTATCAAGAAGCGATGCGAAGAGTGCCATAGAAGCAGGTCTTGTAAAACTTAACTACAAAGTAACTTACAAGATAAGCGAGGCAGTAAACGTAGGCGACCTAGTCTCATTAAGAAGGCGCGGCAGGTTTATAATAGGAGACTACCTTGGACTTAGCAAGAAGGACAAAGCTAAGCTGATCATTAAAATTATAAAGTAG
- a CDS encoding cell division protein SepF produces the protein MGFMDKVKYFLGFGDDDYDEEYDYEDEDEAVEEEPQKEASIFSRKKEKENVVPIQRKTSSMIITVQEPLGYDEAPLIIDDLRQGKAVVVNFEQLEASVKRQIFDFINGGIYAIDGSIQKVTRDIFVLAPKNVAIDGLKDELKSRGMFPF, from the coding sequence ATGGGTTTTATGGACAAAGTAAAGTATTTCTTAGGATTCGGCGATGACGATTACGATGAAGAATACGATTACGAAGATGAGGACGAAGCAGTAGAAGAAGAGCCACAAAAGGAAGCATCTATCTTCTCAAGAAAGAAAGAAAAGGAAAATGTTGTTCCTATTCAAAGAAAGACTAGCTCTATGATTATCACTGTGCAAGAGCCACTTGGCTATGACGAAGCACCACTTATTATTGATGACTTAAGACAAGGCAAGGCGGTTGTTGTTAACTTTGAACAACTAGAAGCTAGTGTTAAAAGACAAATTTTTGACTTTATCAATGGCGGTATCTACGCTATCGATGGAAGCATACAAAAAGTTACAAGAGACATCTTTGTATTAGCACCAAAGAACGTTGCTATAGATGGCTTAAAAGACGAACTTAAAAGCAGAGGCATGTTTCCATTTTAA
- a CDS encoding YggS family pyridoxal phosphate-dependent enzyme, which translates to MMSVKENLIDLLESIDKEIDLAGRKKDEVKLLAVTKTVDVARIKEIKEFNLNEIGENKVQEIEEKYEALKDDFEFHMIGSLQKNKINKLLGKIKLIHSLDSLDLIEALDKRLKNNDMKLDGLLQVNISKEESKSGFYKDEVAEALEKMHEYKNIHIVGFMTMAPFTDDEKVVRDTFRGLYELKEKLAKNNYDNVDLKYLSMGMSHDYKIAIQEGSNILRIGSKIFGERNY; encoded by the coding sequence ATGATGAGTGTAAAAGAGAATTTAATTGATCTTTTAGAGTCTATCGATAAAGAGATTGACTTAGCAGGAAGAAAGAAAGATGAAGTAAAGTTATTAGCGGTAACAAAGACTGTTGATGTAGCAAGGATTAAAGAGATTAAAGAATTTAATCTTAACGAGATTGGTGAGAACAAAGTTCAAGAGATAGAAGAAAAGTATGAAGCCTTGAAAGACGACTTCGAATTTCACATGATAGGAAGTCTTCAAAAGAACAAGATTAATAAGCTACTAGGCAAGATAAAATTAATTCACTCGCTTGATAGCCTTGACCTTATTGAAGCACTTGACAAGAGATTAAAAAACAATGATATGAAGCTAGATGGACTTTTACAAGTAAATATTTCTAAAGAAGAATCAAAGAGTGGTTTCTACAAAGATGAAGTAGCTGAAGCCTTAGAGAAGATGCACGAGTATAAAAACATACATATTGTAGGCTTCATGACTATGGCACCATTCACTGATGATGAAAAAGTCGTTAGAGATACTTTTAGAGGTCTTTATGAACTAAAAGAGAAACTAGCAAAAAATAACTATGACAATGTTGACTTGAAATACCTATCCATGGGTATGTCACATGATTATAAAATTGCAATACAAGAAGGATCAAATATATTGAGGATCGGCTCAAAGATATTTGGCGAAAGAAATTATTAG
- a CDS encoding HlyD family efflux transporter periplasmic adaptor subunit: MKIDKKNGKGFSRFLGVLVAFIFIIVAFNTIITSFFKKKIVTQTPVEEVFYNSVAMNSALIKTEEVYQAGRNSYFLTKAKEGEKVKRGLENLSVTRSANDIIDKKIDAINKRLEDLDYDVSDEDNVDEKIIMAKIKALQISINQKRYEDLSQILESDDDEEDAYYESIKNYSIDKLLEMREALKESKKSDAPSIKVSMSGIVSYFIDGLEDKYTSNNFDALQEKDLIDDSKNYSLNKGKNNQNFKILDNFSMNILAFSDNEKLDNVEVNDVVLIEWDLTGTKTYARVLKKEKAAKTYKLLLNIRERISELYKDRFSKMEIIFDEYKTFKLPKSALIDRGSEKGVFIKDIDNTIRYKKVLLVGSDRDNIYVMRTDDKGNMNYKNLSFKSIKYYDEVVVFPSTVKEGDIL, translated from the coding sequence ATGAAGATAGATAAGAAGAACGGCAAAGGCTTCTCGAGATTTTTAGGAGTTTTGGTAGCTTTTATATTCATAATAGTTGCATTTAACACCATAATCACATCTTTCTTTAAGAAAAAGATTGTTACGCAAACACCTGTTGAGGAAGTTTTCTACAACTCAGTTGCAATGAATTCAGCGCTTATTAAGACTGAAGAAGTGTATCAAGCAGGTAGGAATTCTTACTTTCTAACTAAGGCTAAAGAAGGCGAAAAGGTTAAAAGAGGTCTTGAGAACTTAAGCGTAACAAGAAGTGCTAACGATATTATTGATAAAAAGATTGATGCCATAAATAAAAGATTAGAAGATCTTGATTATGATGTTAGCGACGAAGACAATGTTGATGAAAAAATCATAATGGCAAAGATTAAGGCCTTGCAGATAAGCATAAATCAAAAAAGGTATGAAGACCTATCACAAATCTTAGAAAGCGACGATGATGAAGAAGATGCTTACTACGAGAGTATTAAAAATTACTCCATTGATAAGCTTTTAGAGATGAGAGAGGCTCTTAAAGAAAGTAAGAAGAGCGACGCTCCTTCAATCAAGGTATCGATGTCAGGCATAGTAAGCTACTTTATTGATGGCTTGGAAGATAAATATACTAGCAATAACTTCGATGCTTTGCAAGAGAAGGACTTAATTGATGACAGCAAGAATTACAGCTTAAACAAAGGTAAAAACAATCAAAACTTTAAGATACTAGATAATTTTTCAATGAACATACTAGCCTTTTCTGATAATGAAAAGCTTGATAATGTCGAAGTGAATGATGTAGTGCTTATCGAGTGGGACTTAACAGGAACAAAGACATATGCAAGGGTTCTAAAGAAAGAAAAGGCGGCTAAGACTTATAAGCTGCTTTTGAATATCAGAGAGAGGATATCGGAGCTATATAAAGACAGATTTTCAAAGATGGAAATCATATTTGACGAGTATAAGACGTTCAAACTACCAAAGAGTGCTTTAATTGACAGAGGCAGCGAAAAGGGTGTATTCATAAAAGACATTGACAACACTATAAGATATAAAAAAGTGCTTTTAGTCGGCAGTGATAGGGACAACATTTATGTTATGAGAACTGACGATAAGGGCAATATGAATTACAAGAATTTAAGTTTTAAGAGCATAAAATATTATGACGAAGTTGTGGTATTTCCGTCGACTGTAAAGGAGGGTGACATACTATGA
- a CDS encoding NAD(P)H-dependent glycerol-3-phosphate dehydrogenase, which yields MRISVIGGGSFGTALAIHLAKRGENLYQYIRNKDSYNLIKETRINNKYLKGVELPENIILLNDIEQAVKDADVVVLAVPSQELRNVLKTIDKYIDEDKIFVNVSKGIEIDSLKTMSEVFYEFNPKARFVSLSGPSHAEEVAIGIPTTIVSASKSVNDAEFIQDIFSNDNLRVYVNDDLLGVELAGATKNIIALGSGICEGKGYGDNTKAALITRGIHEITKLGIALGAKASTFYGLAGIGDLVVTCTSKHSRNKTCGVYIGEGLSTEGAIEKVGMVVEGIKTTKSTYMLKEKYSVEMPIVDMMYKLLYEDYPLDSVVAELMGRPLKHEIEKYEDR from the coding sequence TTGAGAATTTCAGTAATTGGTGGAGGTAGCTTTGGAACAGCCTTAGCTATACATCTAGCAAAAAGAGGAGAAAACTTATATCAATATATTAGAAATAAGGACTCTTATAATTTAATAAAAGAAACTCGAATAAACAATAAGTACTTGAAGGGGGTAGAACTTCCTGAGAATATAATTTTGCTTAACGATATAGAACAAGCTGTTAAAGATGCAGATGTAGTTGTACTTGCAGTACCTAGTCAAGAGCTTAGAAATGTTTTAAAGACTATAGATAAGTACATTGATGAAGATAAAATTTTTGTCAATGTTAGCAAGGGTATAGAGATTGATTCGCTTAAGACTATGAGCGAGGTTTTCTATGAATTTAATCCAAAGGCAAGATTTGTTTCACTATCTGGACCATCGCATGCAGAAGAAGTTGCAATTGGTATACCGACAACTATTGTTAGTGCATCTAAATCGGTTAATGATGCTGAGTTTATTCAAGACATATTCTCTAATGACAACTTAAGGGTTTATGTTAATGATGACCTACTTGGTGTTGAGCTTGCTGGCGCGACTAAGAATATCATCGCTTTAGGAAGCGGCATTTGCGAAGGCAAGGGCTATGGCGACAACACTAAGGCCGCACTTATCACAAGAGGTATACACGAGATTACAAAATTAGGCATAGCTCTAGGAGCGAAGGCATCGACTTTCTATGGACTAGCTGGCATAGGCGACCTAGTCGTAACTTGTACAAGTAAGCACTCAAGAAATAAAACTTGCGGTGTATATATTGGCGAGGGACTATCTACAGAAGGTGCTATAGAAAAGGTTGGCATGGTTGTTGAAGGTATAAAGACTACTAAGTCAACTTACATGCTTAAGGAAAAATACTCTGTAGAGATGCCGATAGTTGATATGATGTATAAACTTTTATATGAAGATTACCCGCTAGACAGCGTTGTTGCTGAGCTTATGGGTAGACCGCTTAAACACGAGATAGAAAAGTATGAAGATAGATAA